One window from the genome of Paenibacillus azoreducens encodes:
- a CDS encoding ABC transporter permease has protein sequence MRWLNIFSRNKWLLLMVLPGTVWFFLFCYLPMPGVIIAFKDYKFDTDGFLASMIRSEWVGFKNFEYLFQTEDAWIIVRNTLLYNAVFILLGTFFSVLVAILVSEITNKKMAKLYQTGMFLPHFLSWVIVSYFVFSFLSVDKGVLNQLLKFFGADPVFWYSKTDYWPYILVIVNLWKGVGYGSVVYLAAIVGIDKTYFEAAMIDGASKWQQIRKITIPMITPIIVIMFILAIGGIFRADFGLFYQVPRDTGALYPVTNVIDTFVYRGLKVTGNISMSTAAGLYQSIVGFVLVIVTNLIVRKINREQALF, from the coding sequence ATGCGCTGGCTTAACATATTCAGCCGCAACAAATGGCTTCTGCTGATGGTGCTGCCGGGAACGGTATGGTTTTTTCTTTTCTGTTATCTGCCCATGCCCGGCGTGATCATTGCGTTCAAGGATTACAAGTTCGATACCGATGGTTTCCTGGCCAGCATGATTCGCAGCGAATGGGTCGGGTTCAAAAATTTCGAATATCTGTTCCAGACGGAAGACGCATGGATCATCGTTCGGAATACGCTCCTTTACAATGCCGTGTTTATCTTGCTGGGCACGTTTTTTTCGGTGCTGGTCGCCATTTTGGTCAGCGAGATCACAAACAAGAAGATGGCAAAATTGTATCAGACGGGCATGTTCCTGCCGCATTTTTTATCCTGGGTTATCGTCAGTTACTTCGTTTTCAGTTTTTTAAGCGTCGATAAGGGCGTGTTGAATCAACTGCTTAAATTTTTCGGGGCCGACCCGGTTTTCTGGTATTCCAAAACGGATTATTGGCCTTACATACTCGTCATCGTCAACTTATGGAAGGGCGTTGGATACGGAAGCGTGGTGTATCTGGCAGCGATCGTGGGCATTGACAAAACCTATTTTGAAGCCGCGATGATCGATGGGGCGAGCAAATGGCAGCAGATCCGCAAAATCACGATCCCTATGATCACGCCGATTATCGTCATTATGTTCATCCTGGCCATCGGCGGCATTTTCAGGGCTGACTTCGGGCTGTTCTACCAGGTACCGCGGGATACCGGCGCCTTGTATCCGGTCACGAACGTCATCGACACCTTTGTTTACCGCGGACTTAAAGTAACCGGCAACATCAGTATGAGTACGGCGGCAGGCTTGTACCAATCGATCGTCGGATTCGTGCTGGTCATCGTCACTAACCTGATCGTCAGAAAAATCAACAGAGAACAGGCTTTGTTCTGA
- a CDS encoding carbohydrate ABC transporter permease, with product MDNSIAAGQPVNKPSKKPKKARNFHQLPPFWNAVVNLAVGLFSFACVYPFLFVVIISLTDEKALALNGYSLFPKKWSFEAYSYIFRTGDQLLRSYGVTIFITLVGTLLTVAIVSLYAYAISRSYFKFRGIFSFIAFFTMLFGGGLVPSYIVVSQVLHLKDTIWALILPMSVSAFSILIMRTFFKTMVPDAIIESGKIDGAGEFRVFISLVLPISLPGLATIGLFAALGYWNDWFNALLYIDDAKLVPLQSLLMKIETNIQFILQNSAIGSGTDRSAIARSLPAETTRMAMVVLATLPIIFAYPFFQRYFVQGLTIGSVKE from the coding sequence ATGGACAACAGCATAGCCGCCGGTCAACCTGTTAACAAGCCGTCCAAAAAGCCAAAGAAAGCACGGAATTTCCACCAGCTGCCTCCGTTCTGGAACGCGGTGGTGAATCTGGCGGTCGGGCTCTTCTCCTTCGCCTGCGTGTATCCGTTCCTGTTTGTGGTCATCATTTCGCTGACCGACGAAAAAGCGCTGGCTCTAAACGGGTACAGCCTTTTCCCGAAAAAATGGTCCTTTGAAGCGTACAGCTATATTTTCAGAACGGGCGATCAACTGCTGCGATCTTACGGAGTCACGATTTTCATTACGCTCGTCGGAACACTTCTTACGGTTGCCATCGTTTCGCTTTACGCCTATGCCATTTCCAGATCTTATTTTAAATTCCGCGGGATCTTTTCGTTCATTGCTTTTTTCACGATGCTGTTCGGAGGCGGACTTGTTCCTTCCTACATCGTCGTTTCCCAAGTACTTCACCTGAAGGATACGATCTGGGCTTTGATTTTACCGATGTCTGTCAGCGCTTTTTCGATTCTGATCATGAGGACTTTCTTCAAAACGATGGTTCCCGATGCGATTATCGAATCCGGAAAAATCGACGGGGCGGGCGAATTCCGCGTATTTATCTCCCTGGTCCTTCCCATATCCCTGCCCGGCCTGGCCACCATCGGCTTATTTGCGGCCCTCGGGTATTGGAACGACTGGTTTAACGCCCTGCTCTACATCGATGATGCCAAGCTGGTGCCGCTGCAGTCGCTGCTGATGAAGATCGAAACCAACATTCAGTTCATTCTGCAAAATTCGGCCATCGGCAGCGGTACCGATCGCTCCGCCATCGCCCGCAGCTTGCCGGCGGAAACGACGCGGATGGCCATGGTCGTTCTGGCTACGCTGCCCATCATTTTCGCGTATCCGTTCTTCCAACGCTATTTCGTTCAGGGGCTTACCATCGGCTCTGTGAAGGAATAG
- a CDS encoding ABC transporter substrate-binding protein, with the protein MKKRKGIQMALSLLLLCSMILSGCGGKDNGSSGQTSSGADSGSQAQNTEKEKPVKLIWYTISGPQKDQDKVMAEVNKYTREKINAEIDLRLIDWGDYSQKMQVIAASGEPFDIAFTSSWAFNYVESARKGYFYELDDLLDKYGQGIKKALNPAFLEGSKVNGHNYAIPTNKELPAQAVWRFNKTLADKYNLDVSKATTLESLEPMLKTVKENEPDVYPIPSNISPYLPFDFALEGIPVGVPIDTKDFKVINVWDTPETKQVFDTMHKYYQAGYLPPDVATKQGNEHEKTGKWLLDKQHTVPFADIQWSDSLGYKVVSTPIHKPIVFNWSVTGSMQAISAKTKHPEKAMEFLNLLNTDEHLRNLINYGLEGVHYKKLSEDTFEPIPDSGYSMPSFTLGNMFLLYKLKDDPKDKWEQYQKFNESATNAPLLGFQFDPTNVMTEIANVKNAVDEYGPALNTGSVDPAKVLPQAIEKLKAQGIDKIIAECQKQLDEWKAQNNK; encoded by the coding sequence ATGAAGAAAAGAAAAGGGATTCAAATGGCGCTCAGCCTGTTGCTGCTTTGCTCCATGATTTTGTCCGGTTGCGGCGGCAAGGATAACGGCAGTTCCGGTCAAACCTCAAGCGGCGCCGATTCCGGCAGTCAGGCCCAAAACACCGAAAAAGAAAAGCCGGTCAAATTGATCTGGTATACCATCAGCGGGCCGCAAAAGGATCAGGACAAGGTCATGGCTGAGGTCAACAAATACACCCGTGAAAAAATCAACGCCGAAATCGATCTGCGTCTGATCGACTGGGGGGATTATTCCCAGAAAATGCAGGTGATCGCCGCCTCCGGCGAGCCGTTCGACATTGCCTTTACCTCTTCCTGGGCTTTCAATTATGTGGAGAGCGCTAGAAAGGGCTACTTCTACGAGTTGGATGACCTGCTGGACAAATACGGACAAGGCATCAAAAAGGCGCTAAACCCCGCTTTCCTGGAAGGCTCCAAGGTCAACGGGCACAACTACGCCATTCCGACAAACAAAGAGCTTCCGGCTCAAGCCGTCTGGCGTTTCAACAAAACGCTCGCGGACAAATACAACCTGGATGTTTCCAAGGCCACGACGCTTGAAAGCCTGGAGCCGATGCTGAAGACCGTCAAGGAAAACGAGCCGGATGTATATCCGATTCCGTCCAATATCAGCCCATACCTGCCGTTTGACTTTGCCCTGGAAGGCATTCCGGTCGGCGTGCCGATCGACACAAAAGATTTCAAGGTAATTAACGTATGGGATACGCCGGAAACAAAACAAGTATTTGATACGATGCACAAATATTATCAAGCAGGTTACCTGCCGCCGGATGTCGCAACCAAGCAGGGCAATGAGCATGAGAAAACCGGGAAATGGCTGCTCGATAAACAGCACACCGTTCCATTTGCCGATATTCAGTGGTCCGACTCCCTCGGTTATAAGGTCGTGTCGACGCCAATTCATAAGCCGATTGTATTCAACTGGTCCGTTACCGGTTCCATGCAGGCGATTTCCGCCAAAACCAAACATCCGGAAAAAGCCATGGAATTCCTGAACCTGCTCAATACCGACGAACATTTGCGCAACCTGATCAACTACGGCCTGGAAGGCGTACATTATAAAAAGCTGTCCGAAGATACTTTCGAGCCGATTCCGGATTCCGGATACTCCATGCCATCCTTTACCCTCGGTAATATGTTTCTGCTCTACAAACTGAAGGATGATCCGAAGGACAAATGGGAGCAATACCAAAAATTCAATGAATCCGCAACCAACGCGCCATTGCTCGGCTTCCAGTTCGATCCGACGAATGTGATGACCGAAATCGCCAACGTCAAAAATGCCGTGGATGAGTACGGCCCGGCACTGAACACCGGTTCCGTCGATCCTGCTAAGGTTCTCCCGCAGGCAATTGAGAAACTGAAAGCGCAAGGCATCGATAAAATCATCGCCGAATGCCAAAAGCAGCTGGATGAGTGGAAAGCTCAGAATAACAAATAA
- a CDS encoding GyrI-like domain-containing protein, translating into MTKRVDYKKDYKQLYMPKTVPEIVAVPRMPFFMVSGSGDPNGEEFAKATEALYSMSYAVRMSYKSEDVPAGYYEYTVFPLEGEWDLLDRTKPATDKNNYKYTIMIRQPDFLTEELFERFLEQTRRKKPNPFLENVRFEHAEDGLSCQMMHIGSFDDEPESFSRMEAFCTEHGFIRSSKIHREIYLSDPRKTEPSKLKTVLRFPVKTNS; encoded by the coding sequence ATGACCAAAAGGGTAGATTATAAAAAAGATTATAAGCAGCTCTATATGCCAAAAACAGTGCCGGAAATTGTGGCAGTACCGAGGATGCCATTTTTTATGGTCAGTGGATCCGGGGATCCTAATGGCGAGGAATTCGCCAAGGCAACGGAAGCTTTGTACAGCATGAGTTATGCTGTGCGAATGTCCTACAAAAGTGAGGATGTACCCGCCGGATATTATGAATATACGGTTTTCCCGCTTGAGGGAGAATGGGACTTGCTCGATCGGACAAAACCCGCAACAGACAAAAACAATTATAAGTATACGATCATGATACGCCAACCCGATTTTTTGACTGAAGAACTGTTCGAGCGATTTTTGGAACAGACGAGAAGGAAAAAACCAAATCCGTTCCTTGAGAACGTTCGGTTCGAACATGCGGAAGATGGATTGAGCTGTCAAATGATGCATATTGGAAGTTTTGACGATGAGCCGGAAAGTTTTTCGCGAATGGAAGCTTTTTGTACTGAACATGGATTTATCCGATCAAGCAAAATTCATCGGGAAATTTATTTGTCGGATCCCCGTAAGACTGAACCGTCGAAATTGAAAACAGTGTTAAGATTCCCTGTAAAAACAAACTCATAG
- a CDS encoding helix-turn-helix transcriptional regulator gives MTKLDYILSVLWLLRTKGKMTAEQIAGELEVSVRTVYRYIDVLGLSGVPVISEAGHGGGFSLPDSFLAMPLFFDLSELKAMAHGVELARQAGDPYADALERALGKIKQRLNDYQQEDLRRHAAGFAAEHAEPSPELQKMLRTLEQAVAGNRTLIMLYAKHSGDSGEERRIDPYGLFYRPNRWYLAAYCHARQSIRIFRADRIKAAVETGQRFAKPESFSIRQYIEEDAMRAGPEEREAAVRLRGESDVLDSVASLWFLKACRIERKNEFLNIAMPEAVMLEWLPHVLLSYGKQVQVVEPLRLKQAMAELAADLSRFYGSS, from the coding sequence ATGACGAAGCTGGACTATATTCTATCTGTTTTGTGGCTTCTGCGGACGAAAGGGAAAATGACGGCGGAACAGATTGCCGGGGAACTTGAGGTCAGCGTGCGGACGGTTTACCGCTATATTGACGTGCTTGGCTTAAGCGGGGTTCCGGTCATTTCCGAGGCGGGACATGGCGGCGGCTTCAGCCTGCCGGACTCGTTTTTGGCCATGCCGCTGTTTTTTGACCTGTCGGAGTTGAAGGCGATGGCGCACGGGGTTGAGCTGGCTCGCCAGGCGGGAGATCCCTATGCGGATGCGTTGGAACGGGCGCTCGGCAAAATCAAGCAGCGCTTGAACGATTACCAGCAGGAGGATTTGCGGCGCCATGCCGCCGGTTTTGCGGCAGAGCATGCCGAGCCCTCACCCGAACTGCAGAAGATGCTGCGGACGTTGGAACAAGCCGTTGCGGGCAACCGGACGCTGATCATGTTGTATGCCAAGCATAGCGGCGATTCCGGCGAGGAACGGCGGATAGACCCCTACGGGCTTTTTTACCGTCCGAACCGGTGGTATCTGGCCGCGTATTGCCATGCAAGGCAGTCAATCCGCATCTTTCGTGCCGACCGGATCAAAGCGGCGGTCGAAACCGGGCAGCGCTTTGCTAAACCCGAAAGCTTCTCCATCCGGCAATATATCGAAGAAGATGCTATGCGAGCCGGGCCCGAAGAACGGGAGGCCGCCGTCCGTTTGCGCGGCGAAAGCGACGTGCTGGACTCCGTTGCCAGTCTGTGGTTCCTGAAAGCCTGCCGCATCGAGCGGAAAAATGAATTTCTCAACATAGCAATGCCTGAAGCCGTGATGCTCGAGTGGCTGCCGCATGTGCTGCTGTCCTACGGCAAGCAGGTTCAAGTCGTGGAGCCGCTCCGGCTGAAGCAGGCCATGGCGGAGCTGGCGGCCGATTTGTCCCGATTTTACGGCTCATCCTAA
- a CDS encoding GNAT family N-acetyltransferase, with protein sequence MFPQLETERLILREITKEDAESVFACFSNRDAMCYYGQEAFEHREQAEQLIVFFADSYQNKRGMRWGIERKGTSGLIGTIGFNAWSPKHQRAEIGYEIHPDHWRSGYASEAAGCVIAYGFEELNLGRIGAVVFKENAASSQMLLKLGFQQEGVLRNYMVQAGASLDTYVYSMVREEKR encoded by the coding sequence ATGTTTCCACAACTTGAAACTGAAAGGTTGATTTTAAGAGAAATTACGAAAGAGGATGCAGAAAGCGTATTCGCTTGTTTCTCGAATCGGGATGCGATGTGTTATTACGGTCAGGAGGCTTTTGAGCATCGTGAACAGGCGGAGCAGCTTATCGTTTTTTTTGCGGACAGCTACCAGAACAAACGAGGAATGAGGTGGGGAATCGAGCGGAAAGGAACTTCGGGTTTGATCGGTACGATCGGTTTTAATGCATGGTCGCCTAAACATCAACGGGCGGAAATCGGGTATGAAATCCATCCGGATCATTGGCGCAGCGGGTATGCGTCGGAGGCTGCGGGATGCGTCATCGCCTATGGATTTGAAGAATTGAATCTGGGCCGCATCGGCGCCGTTGTTTTTAAGGAAAATGCGGCTTCGAGTCAGATGCTGCTCAAACTTGGTTTTCAGCAGGAAGGCGTTTTGCGGAATTACATGGTACAAGCTGGAGCTTCGCTGGACACGTATGTCTATTCCATGGTCCGCGAGGAAAAGAGATGA
- a CDS encoding oxalate decarboxylase family bicupin, whose protein sequence is MRDNPENPDGNKLPIPQPIRSDGAGGPDWGPRDVLRDLENPDMFVPPVTDSGLLPNLKFSFSDTHMKLDQGGWSREITERELPAAKALAGVNMYLTPGGVRELHWHQQAEWAYMIRGSARVTAVDQNGCNFIADIDPGDLWYFPAGLPHSIQGLAEGCEFLLVFDDGSFSEMNTLSISDWFAHTPKDVLSANFGVPEDAFAHLPDEQVYMFQAPVPGSLESQRIDSPYGTVPLSFKHRLLAQTPLVTPGGSVRVVDSSNFPISKTIAAALVEIKPGCMREMHWHPNQDEWQYYLTGQGRMTVFAGNGAARTFNYRAGDVGYVPFAYGHYIQNTGTETLWFLEMFRSDRFEDVSLNQWMALTPRELVSENLHVGPELLHALRKEKWPVVR, encoded by the coding sequence ATGAGAGACAACCCGGAGAATCCGGACGGCAATAAGCTGCCTATTCCCCAGCCCATCCGCAGCGACGGTGCGGGCGGCCCGGACTGGGGACCCCGCGATGTGTTACGAGACCTGGAAAATCCCGATATGTTCGTCCCGCCGGTTACCGATTCGGGATTGCTGCCGAATCTTAAGTTTTCTTTTTCCGATACGCATATGAAACTGGACCAAGGGGGCTGGTCGCGGGAGATTACGGAGCGCGAGCTGCCGGCTGCCAAAGCTCTCGCCGGCGTTAACATGTACTTGACTCCGGGCGGAGTACGCGAATTGCACTGGCATCAGCAAGCCGAGTGGGCCTATATGATCCGCGGCAGCGCGCGGGTGACGGCCGTTGACCAGAACGGATGCAATTTCATCGCCGACATCGACCCGGGCGATTTATGGTATTTCCCTGCCGGTCTGCCGCATTCCATTCAGGGGCTCGCGGAAGGCTGCGAATTTCTGCTCGTCTTCGATGACGGAAGCTTCTCCGAAATGAACACGCTCTCCATTTCAGATTGGTTTGCCCATACGCCCAAAGACGTGCTTTCCGCCAATTTCGGTGTACCCGAAGATGCTTTCGCGCATCTGCCTGACGAACAGGTTTACATGTTCCAGGCGCCTGTACCCGGCTCCCTGGAAAGCCAACGCATCGACTCCCCATACGGAACGGTGCCGCTCAGTTTCAAACACCGGCTGCTGGCGCAAACGCCGCTTGTCACTCCGGGAGGGAGCGTGCGGGTCGTCGACTCCTCGAACTTCCCGATATCCAAAACGATCGCGGCCGCTCTGGTCGAAATCAAACCCGGCTGCATGCGGGAAATGCATTGGCATCCCAATCAGGATGAGTGGCAGTATTATTTGACGGGCCAGGGACGAATGACGGTTTTCGCCGGCAATGGTGCGGCGAGAACCTTCAACTACAGAGCGGGCGACGTAGGTTACGTGCCATTTGCATATGGCCATTACATCCAGAATACCGGAACGGAAACCTTATGGTTTTTGGAAATGTTCCGCAGCGACCGCTTTGAAGACGTGTCCCTCAACCAGTGGATGGCTTTGACGCCAAGGGAACTTGTCAGCGAAAATCTTCATGTGGGTCCGGAGCTTCTTCATGCGCTGCGCAAAGAAAAATGGCCGGTTGTCAGATAA
- a CDS encoding IS110 family transposase codes for MDAILERCAGLDVHQDNIVVCLLSGPLEKKPSKEIQTFGTTTKELLQLQEWLLARECTHVAMESTGVYWKPIWNVLEDTCELTLANPTRIKNVPGRKTDYNDAEWIARLHRSGLIEKSFVPHKDIRDLRDLTRYRRKLLQNVTQEKNRVHKILQDANLKLTTFMSDIFGVSGRALLESIVNGEVLDEKQVRDMVKSTLKRKVPKLMESLNGRLRIHHRNMIRRHLEHIVYLEKEIVELEAEIDSLLTPHHLEMELLDTIPGINHDAAASIVAELGTDMSQFPSDGHVSSWAGVCPANHESNGKKKEKRTNEEVEG; via the coding sequence TTGGATGCAATTTTGGAACGATGTGCCGGTCTAGATGTTCATCAGGATAACATCGTAGTCTGCTTGCTCTCCGGTCCGCTGGAGAAAAAGCCATCGAAAGAAATTCAAACATTCGGGACGACCACGAAAGAATTGCTGCAATTGCAAGAGTGGCTTCTGGCTCGGGAATGCACACATGTAGCTATGGAGAGCACAGGCGTGTACTGGAAACCCATATGGAACGTTTTGGAGGACACGTGTGAGTTGACCTTAGCCAACCCAACGCGTATCAAGAATGTTCCAGGCCGGAAGACCGACTACAACGATGCGGAATGGATCGCTCGGTTGCATCGCAGCGGATTAATCGAGAAGAGTTTTGTACCTCATAAAGACATTCGCGATTTGCGTGACTTGACTCGTTATCGGCGCAAGCTCCTCCAGAATGTGACCCAAGAGAAGAACCGGGTTCACAAGATCTTGCAAGATGCGAATTTGAAACTCACCACCTTTATGAGCGACATTTTTGGGGTTTCCGGTCGAGCGTTGCTTGAATCCATTGTCAATGGCGAGGTGCTCGATGAGAAGCAAGTTCGAGACATGGTCAAGTCGACACTAAAGCGTAAGGTCCCCAAACTCATGGAGTCGTTGAATGGACGATTACGCATCCATCACCGTAATATGATCCGAAGACATCTGGAGCATATTGTGTATCTCGAGAAGGAGATTGTGGAACTGGAAGCGGAAATCGATTCTCTGCTTACGCCTCATCACTTGGAAATGGAATTGCTGGACACCATTCCTGGGATCAACCATGATGCAGCGGCGAGCATCGTGGCCGAATTGGGTACAGATATGTCTCAATTTCCATCCGATGGGCACGTTTCTTCATGGGCCGGGGTATGCCCAGCCAATCATGAAAGTAACGGTAAAAAAAAAGAAAAAAGAACCAACGAGGAAGTAGAGGGCTAA
- a CDS encoding MATE family efflux transporter has translation MKKQQEQAFTLLGLTWPIFLEQFLQTVILNIDTLMLGKYSDRAVAAVGVANQIMTSSHFLFGFVTVGLGILISQLLGAGKDREAAKIASISIGLNLVMGILVSIGLVVFAKPLLHLLKLPPELMSDGVSFLVWTGMFSFASAFIVTADTILRMHGYVKQMLLLTFTVIFLNIAGNYLFLYGPFGMPVLGVQGVAIATDVSRLIGVAIAVILLVKMMRYPFSVRDVIRMPSKVVKEMLRIGIPSAGENISYNVSQIFITYFVSMLGTSALTTKIYTQNITMFVFLFSISIGQATSILIGRLIGAQRQDEAYRVCYRHLRIGLLIAFGAGCLLVIFSKPLLGLFTSDPEVIRLGRTLLLLSLVLEAARACNVIVISALNAAGDVRFPVYAGLVSMWGISIPLAYLFGIVCQLGIPGIWLAFIADEWLRGAVMILRWRSQKWRNVRYSVVSGEIPL, from the coding sequence ATGAAAAAACAACAAGAACAAGCTTTTACATTATTGGGACTGACCTGGCCCATCTTTCTGGAGCAGTTTTTGCAGACCGTTATTTTGAATATAGACACGCTGATGCTCGGCAAATATTCAGACCGGGCGGTTGCCGCGGTAGGCGTGGCCAATCAAATCATGACATCGTCTCATTTTCTGTTCGGATTTGTGACGGTTGGTCTTGGCATTCTGATCTCTCAACTGCTCGGAGCCGGCAAGGACCGGGAGGCGGCGAAAATCGCTTCGATTTCGATCGGGCTGAATCTTGTCATGGGCATTTTGGTGAGCATCGGTTTGGTCGTTTTTGCGAAACCGCTCCTGCATTTGCTCAAGCTGCCGCCCGAGCTGATGTCCGACGGGGTCTCTTTTCTGGTTTGGACGGGGATGTTTTCTTTTGCCTCCGCTTTTATCGTCACGGCCGATACGATTTTGCGAATGCATGGTTACGTGAAACAAATGCTGCTGCTGACCTTTACGGTCATTTTCTTGAATATAGCCGGCAATTATTTGTTTCTGTACGGTCCGTTTGGCATGCCGGTGCTTGGGGTCCAGGGAGTGGCCATCGCCACGGACGTCAGCCGGTTGATCGGGGTTGCCATCGCCGTCATTTTGCTAGTCAAAATGATGCGGTATCCGTTCTCCGTCCGTGATGTCATCAGGATGCCCAGCAAAGTTGTCAAAGAGATGCTGCGCATTGGCATACCTTCGGCAGGCGAGAATATTTCGTATAATGTTTCGCAAATTTTTATCACCTATTTTGTTTCGATGCTCGGAACCTCCGCGCTGACGACCAAAATTTATACGCAGAATATAACGATGTTCGTGTTTCTTTTCTCGATTTCCATCGGACAGGCGACATCTATTCTGATCGGACGTTTGATTGGCGCGCAAAGACAGGATGAAGCATACCGCGTTTGTTACCGCCATTTGCGGATCGGGCTGCTGATTGCATTTGGAGCCGGATGCCTGCTCGTCATCTTTTCCAAGCCGCTGCTCGGTTTGTTTACTTCCGATCCGGAAGTGATCCGCCTTGGCCGGACCCTGCTCCTGCTGTCGCTTGTCCTTGAAGCAGCCCGGGCCTGTAATGTGATTGTCATCAGCGCACTCAATGCCGCCGGCGACGTCAGATTCCCGGTGTATGCCGGACTTGTCTCCATGTGGGGCATCAGCATTCCGCTTGCTTATCTGTTTGGGATCGTATGCCAACTTGGCATTCCGGGCATATGGCTCGCGTTTATCGCGGATGAATGGCTGCGCGGCGCGGTGATGATCCTGCGCTGGCGTTCGCAGAAGTGGAGGAATGTCAGGTACTCGGTTGTCAGCGGGGAGATCCCGTTATGA
- a CDS encoding LacI family DNA-binding transcriptional regulator — MSVKIKDVARAAGVSVTSVSRVLNNGDHVSEKLEKKVRRAIEELNYSPSLIAKSLKRNKTNLIGVIIPDITSNFQAMILSLIEEIAGRRGYNLLVSNIVEDTDKVVKYLNIYQEMRVDGIVLMHEKLNEDIRLFLNKTQIPVVVHADFGMNLPTVIIDDFQAGYDATSYLIAQGHREIAMIAGDKRDVCAGLRRIEGYAAACRDHGIMIEEALIRHGDYKLASGYRLMAELLREAQGRFSAVFAASDDMAAGAVNCIQDHGLHVPGDISVIGFDGSQIAEIMRPRLTTIKQPVDRISECTVDLLLEMIEEQGVAKSKGKMKTIVLSHELLEQGSCRSIET, encoded by the coding sequence ATGAGTGTAAAAATCAAAGACGTGGCGCGTGCTGCTGGCGTTTCCGTTACCAGCGTCTCCCGCGTGCTGAACAATGGCGACCATGTCAGCGAAAAGCTGGAAAAGAAGGTACGCCGGGCGATTGAAGAGCTGAATTATTCGCCGAGCTTGATCGCCAAAAGTCTGAAACGGAATAAGACCAACCTCATCGGCGTCATTATTCCGGATATCACGTCCAATTTTCAGGCGATGATTCTGAGCCTAATTGAGGAAATTGCCGGGCGGAGAGGCTACAACCTGCTGGTTTCCAACATCGTTGAGGATACCGACAAGGTTGTGAAATATTTGAATATTTATCAGGAAATGCGCGTTGACGGCATTGTGTTGATGCATGAAAAATTAAATGAGGATATCCGCCTTTTCCTGAACAAAACGCAAATCCCGGTTGTGGTTCACGCCGATTTTGGCATGAATTTGCCCACCGTCATCATAGACGACTTTCAGGCGGGATACGACGCAACCTCCTACTTGATCGCTCAAGGACACCGGGAGATTGCGATGATTGCGGGGGACAAAAGGGATGTATGCGCAGGCCTGAGGCGGATTGAGGGGTATGCGGCCGCATGCAGGGATCACGGGATAATGATTGAAGAAGCCTTGATCCGCCATGGCGACTATAAACTTGCCAGCGGATACCGGTTGATGGCCGAGCTGCTTAGGGAAGCGCAGGGAAGGTTCTCCGCCGTCTTTGCGGCGAGCGACGATATGGCGGCAGGCGCCGTAAATTGCATCCAGGACCATGGTCTGCATGTACCCGGAGATATATCCGTGATCGGCTTTGACGGCAGCCAAATTGCCGAAATCATGCGGCCGAGATTGACGACGATCAAGCAGCCGGTGGACCGGATCAGCGAGTGTACCGTCGATTTGCTGTTGGAAATGATCGAGGAGCAAGGAGTTGCAAAGAGTAAGGGCAAAATGAAAACAATCGTCCTGAGCCATGAACTGTTGGAACAAGGCAGCTGCCGCAGCATCGAAACATGA